The Procambarus clarkii isolate CNS0578487 chromosome 42, FALCON_Pclarkii_2.0, whole genome shotgun sequence nucleotide sequence ctgtttgagtcgtccggcttactcggtaaggttagaagaggaaactttcaattaacgtttttcgtaacgttttgaaactttatgagaatttcctgcccacctaacctatcagaggacccttaacttactgttgttgaaaaaaaaatcccaaatttattttccttttttttcattttcaaattacgtccactttcggccatacgggtaaacggccaaaagcgacgttatttttaagaggacaggttgattgaatttaaaaaataatatttCTTTCAAATTATGATGTAGAATATCTTTTAACACTTTTGTGGTCGAAAATATATATTCTTAGTAGTTTAATTTCCAAGTGGGGTCTACCCCGACCTGTCCTGTGACCGTCCCTGGATAAAGACCAGTCatcctgcaaagtttggtgaggctagccctaAGTCCTCTGTCTCCCAGCATCGCACAAACAAACACGTTCTGTTTTATAGATATTCATATTATTACCCGCTTGCCTGACCATTGTGCGGTGCAGGACCCACCTGGAGGAGAGGGAGGCGGCGGAGCAGCGGAGCGAGGCGTCTCAGAAGCGCCTGATGGAGCTGGTGAGGGTAGTGACCTCATCCCTAAGCTTAGGAGAGCTTGACCCTCACGACGCCCAAGAGAAGCTCTCCACCAGACTGGCCGAGCTCGTCCAGGTAAGCAGGAGCGGAGACTGTAGAGGTGTTGTGTCTCACACAGCTTAATGCTGGCGATAAATTGTGCCATATCCCGCCACCTGAGCACCTGACTGAGCCTCGCGCCACCTGCAGGAGTGTGCCCGGCTGcggggagaggtgttgagggtgacgGAGGACCTGGAGCACCGGGAGGGGGAGGCGTCGGCGGCCAGGCAGACGGTGGCAAGACTCGTCAACGAACTGGACGACGAGAAGCGAACTGTCCAGGAACAGAATCTGGCCCTGGTGGAGTACAGGAAGGTAGGACAGGGGGATAGAACTCGGGCACAGGTCATTTCGTTACACGGGACCGTTCGCTAACGTATTTTTGAACCTCGCCTCACCTCACCTATCTTGACTGTCTTAGTGAGGGAAGGAAGCGGTATATCAATCCAGCCGATCCTTTATAACcttcacgggctattcatgcccgtgccacctcttgggtggcttaacttcatcaatcaatcaattttataacatgaagtaatttttaaaataatttgtctaaataatacaaaataataaactAAGGAAGCCTGCAAACCACCCCATTTTTAACGTTCTTACTTTTCAACTTTCTTCAAGTGGTATTTCTAATTTGGTGACGCTGGTATTAATCCGGACATATTTATACTCTTCGACCTGAGAACGACCAGCTCCCCCGAGATGTGTGTTCCTGCAGGAGGGAGATGACCTGCGGACCCGCCTGAGGGCACTCGAGGAGGAGGTGAAGAGCGTGAGGGAGCGcctccacaacaccaacaagtCGTACAACGCCACACTCGAGGAGCTGCACGCCACCGAGAAGCACCTCCAACACACCAAGGGTAAGCTCCACGTAGGCTTCTGAAGTGACACCACACCGGGCTTTCTAATTCAGCTAATTTAGAATAATTGTTTAAGTTATAATTTAATAATCTTCTTCTTTACTAGATAGGGTACCCTGCTTCACCCGGGTCTCTTTCCCCACTTCCCTCTCTCCCTAGCCTCTCATTGCTCTTCCCCCTATTCCCATTTTTCTCCTCCAATCTCCCACCCTGTCCACCTTTCTCCcctccttccctgtcccctcgatcttcctctccctcttccgtctctctttcctctcttacCTTTATATCAAGCTTCCAGGAGCTTAATTTGACATGATCCCAAGTGGAACTTGAAGCATTAGGAGCACGTCCTCCATGAGCTCAACCTTACCTGGACTCGAATCCCTTCTCTCCCGCCGCAGACGATCTGGTGGTGACGGAACATCGAAGTCAACAGAGCGAGGTAGAGAGCCGCGGCTTCCTGACCACCGTGGCGGCGCTCCTGTCATCTCCGGAGCACCGCCTTCTTCCGGAGACTCAGGTCATCACCGACCGCATCCAGAGCCTCGTCTCAACCAACAGGGAGGCTGCCGAGGTGGGGATCTCGGGCAGGACATGAAGTTGCTGGCACTTCTTCTTCTCTGTTCCTCAGCAGCTTCACGTTTTCTTTGTAACCTGttacttttttgtttttaaattgttTAGCTCAGATCCTTTATAATTATGCACCTCATTCCTATCCTGTTAGTGGTAGTAcaccctatatccatcctgttaGTGGTAGTACACactatatccatcctgtgagtggtagtacacactatatccatcctgtgagtggtagtacacactatatccatcctgtgagtggtagtacacactatatccatcctgtgagtggttgtggaaaATATTGCAAAGCAACATAATAGACTCAGAAACGGAAACTCCAacattcgtttagctaagcaagttgcaGCATTGATGATCTATTCAGAGCTTAACATATGCATCAGCAGTCTGTTCACAGCGTTAGCGTCGGCCTGTGTCACTATTGTATAATGCtccatatatttattcattattgtCCTAATTTTATCTTGTTTTACATGACTTATTGACCTTTTGTTCTAAATTGATCCAATGAGCCTGTGCTCTATAATGTCCCATGAAGCTTCATATTTATGTCCTTTGGATAACTCGGCTCATAATGTTAAATGGTCCAGTATCTCTCCAGTGTCTCACTTAATCTCTACTCTGAAGTGTCCCACAAACTCTCTGTTTCATAATGATCCATGGACTCTCGGGTCTTACTATGTTCCATAGATCTTCTGCTCTATAATGTTCCATAGAACCTCTGTTCCATAATGTCCTATAGACTCTCTGTTCTATTATGTCCCATAGAGCCTGTGGTCTATAATATGCCATAGACTCCTCTGCGCTATTGTCTCACTGACCGTGTACTTCGTACCGTTTCACGTGGGCGAAGGCAGCACGTGGAACGGTTGACCTCACAGGTGACCAGTCTCGGTGAACAGTCCAGGAGGCAGTCGGAGCTGTACGAGACAGCGGTGAAGCGAGGCCGTCAGTCCGAGGCCGACCTCCACGCCCTCTCCAACCGCTGCCGCCAGCTGGAGGCCGACCACGCCGCAGCTGAGTCCTCCCGCGAGCATCTGGCTATCGAAAGGGAGAAGGTGAGTTCGCGGAGTTCCGCAAGGATATCCAGGAGGCTCTTCCTCCCTGCGTTGATAGCCTTTCCATGTGTGTGTACTGATGGGCATTAACTCACTCATGAGGAAGTGAAAGGTGACGACATATCTGATCGTTTTGAAGCATTATCTCATGGTTCGACATGTTGTCATCCTTTGCCTCGTGGATCGACATATAGTCACCCTTTTCCTCATGGATAGAGCAACACGTTGTCACCTTTTCTCGTGGACCGACACCTTATTACCCTTTCCCTCTCCATATGGGGGGTTAGTGTTCATTTGTTGCAGCCTCGCTATTGTGAGctactcttctgtgtgtgtgtgtgtgtgtgtgtaggtgtgtgtgtgtgttgtcacctTAGAATTCTAAAGTGAGTGTAGTGGTCTTGTCCATCGTGTTCAAGCAcgtatgtgtgtatttgtgtacatgaaaccacattcaatgctgtgtgctacccttgCATGGAGGTGGAACACCAGGGAaagcgtgtgtgcgtgtggtcTCTGCTACCATATACAGTGTTCCAGCCCCCCCCATGGTTCGTAATATGTCCTTCCTGTGTGTCATTCTGGCGTGCTCCCGTGAATGGTTTGGTCATTtcatcattgctgtatgtactaaTCATTgtatcattgctgtatgtactaaTCATTGTATCATTGCTGCATGTACTAATTATTGTATCATTACTGTATGTACTAATCATTGTAtcctctgtgtgtgttctgtttcCTGAATCAGGCCTGTATTATGTGGGTAGCTTCTTGTTTATTGGTTTCACTATATACTTCCTGTATGTGTTGTCCACTGTATCTTCCCTGTATATTGTCTTCGTATGTTCCTCCCTTATGTGTCCTGCCGTCACGCGTGTCCTGGGGCGTGTGTCCTGCCGTCACCtgtgtgctggggcgtgtgtcctGCCGTCACGCGTGTCCTGGGGCGTGTGTCCCGCCGTCACCtgtgtgctggggcgtgtgtcctGCCGTCACGCGTGTCCTGGGGCGTGTGTCCCGCCGTCACCtgtgtgctggggcgtgtgtcctGCCGTCACCTGTGTGCTGGGACGTGTGTCCTGCCGTCACCtgtgtgctggggcgtgtgtcctGCCGTCACAtgtgtgctggggcgtgtgtcctGCCGTCACGTGTGTCCTGGGGCGTGTGTCCTGCCGTCACCTGTGTGCTGGGACGTGTGGTGACGCTGGTGCAGGCTGGGCGGGTGCTGGCGCGAGTGGTGGAGGCGCTGGGCCTGGCGGAGATGGGGCGGGAAGTGACGAACGACGCGGAGATGATTATCTGCCGGTGTCAGCAGCTGGCCAAGCTCGAGGGAGAGAAGATTGTTGACAAGGTAAGGCACGACACCACGACACCTTTGTCGTTATACACTAGCTCAGTTATCCAGCCGTATAGTGCTGTagtaacacactatacaccaataCAACAGTAAGGGGATGTTGTAATACAGTGGTATAGTCGtggatatgtaggcctgcgggccgctctaagcaacagcctgttggaccaagctctcagaagccaagcctggccccgggctcggggagtagaagaactagcTTCCCGACTCCAGGAAATTCCAGTGGTGTAGTATGCTGGTGTATGCCTGCAAATGCAGGCATACACCAGCATTGCGCTCCAGAAATATAgtaacaattattaaacaatacaATAAGACTGTAATGCAAGTTGAGTGATAGAGTAGTATAGTAATTAAGTCAAGTACCCAAGCGGTGGGGCATACATTAACACTCCAGCATATGTATACTGGCACTGTAGAACATGATACATAGCATAACAGACGATAGTATGTATACCCTAACTATATTTAGGACTAAAATATACATGGTGATTGGTCAGTAAGCTAGTGTCACGGTTGTAACCCTcccgaggttgacaggccttgagGCCAACACCGTCCATATAGTCGACATGATTCTACTAGGTCTATTTTGCGCAGGGCTCGCGGGGAGACGATAGATACTCCGACAAGGTACTTATATCTAAAGCACACTTACGACTCACAAGCTTGCTATATGTCTCACACTTGCACTGCCTTTCACGGCTTTTGTGATATTTGACCCAAGTATCTGTAGTGGGATATAGCCACGTTTTCAAGGTtattgtttctgtgtgtgtgtgtgtatgtgtgtgtgtgtgtgtgtgtgtgtgtgtgtgtgtgtgtgtgtgtgtgtgtgtgtgtgtgtgtgtgtgtgtgtgtgtgtgtgtgtgtgtgcgtatatgtgtgtgtgtagtgtgtgtgtgtgtgtgtgtgtgtgtgtgtgtgtgtgtgtgtgtgtgtgtgtgtgtgtgtgtgtgtgtacgtgtgtgtgtgtgtgtgtgtgtgtccatcgaCAGGATTACCAGAACTTCACAATCTTCCCGTTCAACAAAGCTTACAAAGGAACTTTAAAGGCTTTCATCACCGCAAATATCCCTTCTTAAAAAAATTACTCGCCTTAGTTAACGTTTTAGGACCTACATGCATCTTGACAAGAATTGCATTACTAAATACTTCACAGTCTTTGATTTATACCAAAAGTTACTATAAGATTTTTGGCTAGTTAACTCAAATGCTTTACTCGTGACAATTCCTGGCGAATGTTCGTCTGGCGAACCCTTGAACAACAGGCCCAAGATGCACCTTCGTCACGCTCCTTCCACTTTTACTTCTGCGTTTTATTGTACCAATTTCGCCATTACGGTGAGGACCGTGAAAATGTTCTAGAGAAAATCTTCCATGATAAAAAATAAATCTTGGCCAGTGCTGCTGAGAGTTTTATCATGGTAAGGTATAGTGATGCTGCGGTTGATGAGAGACGTGCAGATATAGTTGTACATGGGCACGTTTCTTGCACACACAGGACGTTTCTGCACATAGAGGATATCTCTGTACACACGTGACATCTCCTGAATACAGGTGAACTCTCCTGTACGCAGGTGACATCTCCTGTACACACAGGTGACATCTCCTGTACACAGGTGAACTCTCCTGTACACAGGTGACATCTCCTGTACACAGGTGACATCTCCTGTACACAGGTGACATCTCCTGTACACAGGTGACATCTCCTGTACACAGGTGACATCTCCTGTACACAGGTGACATCTCCTGTACACAGGTGACATCTCCTGTACACAGGTGACATCTCCTGTACACAGGTGACATCTCCTGTACACAGGTGAACTCTCCTGTACACAGGTGACATCTTATACACATAGCAATATTAAAATTAGGACAAATATAAACTACTAATTTTAATATCAGCTGTTGGCGCAATAGTAATGGTGATAGTATTGCTAGTAGAAATAAAATTCGAACAACGGTAGAAGCAGTGTTTGTGTCAAGGTAGTTGTACAAGCAATTAGAAATAAGACATTATAAGACTTGAAGACAGTAACGTCTTtactgatgcaggcgatgagtcacaataacgtggctgaagtatgttgaccagaccacacactagaaattgaagggacgacgacgtttcggtccgtcctggaccattctcaagtcgattgtgtcacacaatcgacttgagaatggtccaggacggaccgaaacgtcgtcgtcccttcaatttctagtgtgtggtctggtcaacgtcttTACAGATGTAACGTAAGACACAGTATTAAGGGCTGGGTCACTTCATGTGGGCTTCGATCCCGTCTCAAGACAGTTTGAAGCCACAAGCAGTACCAGCTGGAAATGTCTACATACAggctgtagtgtttttaaaaacaAAAATCCACATATGTCTGttcatatatatttctctttttGATCACTTCCTCCCTACGTTTCTTCTCGTCTCGCTCTCACCTGTCTTCCCGACCTTGCTCAAGACCACGACGGTGTACCAGCTCCAGCGGAAGGTGAAGGCGCTGCGGGAGACGGTGGAGAGGAAGGACCTCCACGTGGACATGTTGAGGCGGAAGCTGGCGCTGACGGAAGACGCCGCCCGGGCATCTCGCCACCTTGAGGAGGAGAGGGATGACCTTATTGCCAAGTGGGTGATGCGCGGGGTAGTTGTTGCAAGTTTCTGGGGGTATCGGGATGAAAGATGATTGGTATCTGGCTGTATATTGCATGGTAGTTGCAAGGAGGTTATTGGGGTTTTAGATTTGAAACTCCCAGAACCTTCTGGAATTACCACTCTTCAAACACAAATCATTCTACTGTTTAGAGTAATTAAATATGTTCTCTGCCTTGTCCTTGTCCACAGCGAAtgttaattaaaataaataaaaaaataaaatatgtttattcaggtaaggtacatacatacaagtgatgttacattaatggatcaatatatagatagagctagtacatacaatgcctaaagccactattacgcaatgcgtaatGTTCTTACTACTGTGTACAGTGCGCAGGTTAGCTTCCCAAGTACTGGTCACCTGGCACTAGTTGTATATAATACAGTCCTCCcaaccctctccccctccctctactACTGATCCTACGACTACGGTGAAAACCTTAGCTGCCCCAATTTATCACCGGTCTATATAATAGTGCCTCTATTAATGCCCAGAGTACTATACTTAGCCTGCActcattgtttttattttttttattattattattttctaccacagacgttgccacacatttacaatgctaaccagcatatatacattttcttctgtcctccatggacagggttagagaagtgttaaacatatagttcaagggtttattgaacactcaaccacagaaggtgattcggtgcgattaaaaatgctaagctaacctacatacgtaaatacatagatacacagatttacgtatgccctacataaagtgtttgatgtgtcgtaCACAACTCTTGTTGTGTACGGGGTGTAAGATCACCGCCCACAGGGTGCAGCTTCGGCTCGGTCCATTCGTTACATTAGTGCCAATTACAAACCCGGGACAGATATAAGCGGCAGTGCCGGATGGTGGAGAGGCTGAACGCTGAGGTGGCCGAGGCCAGACTACACCTCAGGGACCTCAAGGCTCAACTCACAGACGCCGCTGATGAGAAGGTGCGTGGCTCCCAGAAtttccacacacacgcacactcacacacacacacacacacacacacacacacacacacacacacacacacacacacacacacacacacacacacacacacacacacacacacacataacacacacacacacacacacacatacacacacacactcattcactTACCCTCTTTTCTCTCTTTGGGATTCACTTGAATGAAAAATTAttgcatatatttataaataaatatatgaatttatatgtaTGTGTTAAGATCACATTTTGCAATCATGTAATCATGTACAAAtatttccctatatatatatatatatatatatatatatatatatatatatatatatatatatatatatatatatatatatatatatatatatatatatatatatgtcgtacctagtagccagaacgcacttctcggcctactatgcaaggcgcaatttgcctaataagcaaagttttcatgaattaattgtttttcgactacctaacctacctaacctaacctaacctaactttttcggcttcctaacctaacctaacttataaagataggttaggttaggttaggtagggttggttaggttcggtcaatatatctacgttaattttaactgcaataaaaaacaattgacctcatacataatgaaatgggtagctttatcatttcataataaaaaaattagagaaaatatattaattcaggaaaacttggcttattaggcaaatcgggccttgcatagtaggctgaaaagtgcattctggctactaggtacgacatatatatatatatatatatatatatatatatatatatatatatatatatgtcgtacctaatagccagaacgcacttctcagcctactatgcaaggcccgatttgcctaataagccaagttttcatgaattaatgttttttagactacctaacctacctaacctaacctaacctacctttttcggcaacctaacccaacctaacctatgaagataggttaggttaggttaggtagggttggttaggttcggtcatatatctaagttaattttaactacaataaaaaaaaattgacctcatacataatgaaatgggtagctttatcatttcataagaaaaaaattagaaaaaatatattaattcaggaaaacttggcttattaggcaaatcgggccttgaatagtaggccaaaaagtgagttctggctactaggtacgacatatatatatatatatatatatatatatatatatatatatatatatatatattatatatatatatatatatatatatatatatatatatatatatatatatccgtggTGTGGTCGCCACAGAGCCGGGCAGCGCAGCAACAGAAGAAGATCGAGGAACTGACCGCCAAGGTCAATGAGCTGGACGCTATCAGGTCCCGGCAGCAAAAGAAGATATCGCACCTCAAGGAACAGGTAAGCTTCTCCTGTGCTTCACTGTCACCTTcccccaccatcatcatcatcatcgtcatcatcgtcATCGTCATCGTGACCATCAGTACACCACTCCACTCCTGCTATCATCACCAACAGCAGGATTATCTCGGTCACATATATAAGTGAGGTTGTATAACCACAATCTACACCCAAAGCCATGACTTTCACCACCACACGACCTTTCCCTCaccaccatgttgttgttgttgttatagattcagctactcggaacacaaaagttccaagtagcacgggctattgtgagcccgtagtggacttgtgcctcacctccaccaccaccaccaccctctccaacaCAGGTGAAGGCGCACGGGGAGCAAATGTTGGAAGGAGCGGCGCATGAACGAGTCCAACTTGGACGGGATCACGCAGGACTTGGCTCACACAAAGCAGGCCGTCAGGGACCTCAGCAGGAGGGAGAAGCAGGTGGGTGGTGAGGGATAGGGGGTGcgagggggagggaggatggaGAGGATATGCCGGcggggggagtaggaaggggagacagaggaaaaggaaaagatggaaAGAGGAATGGACCTGACAAGAGCCAGTGGGCAGgtggtgtgtttactagttgtgtttactagttgtgtttactagttgtgtttactagttgtgtttactagttgtgtttactagttgtgtttactagttgtgtttactagttgtgtttactaggtgTGTTTACtacttgtgtttactagttgtgtttactaggtgtgtttactagttgtgtttactacttGTGTTTACtacttgtgtttactagttgtgtttactacttGTGTTTACtacttgtgtttactagttgtgtttactaggtgtgtttactagttgtgtttactagttgtgtttactagttgtgtttactagttgtgtttactagttgtgtttactagttgtgtttactagttgtgtttactagttgtgtttactagttgtgtttactagttgtgtttactacttgtgtttactagttgtgtttactaggtgTGTTTACtacttgtgtttactagttgtgtttactaggtgtgtttactagttgtgtttactacttGTGTTTACTACTTGTGTTTATTAGTTGTGTTTACTACTTGTGTTTACtacttgtgtttactagttgtgtttactaggtgtgtttactagttgtgtttactagttgtgtttactagttgtgtttactagttgtgtttactagttgtgttt carries:
- the LOC138373346 gene encoding uncharacterized protein aq_1476-like, encoding MELVRVVTSSLSLGELDPHDAQEKLSTRLAELVQECARLRGEVLRVTEDLEHREGEASAARQTVARLVNELDDEKRTVQEQNLALVEYRKEGDDLRTRLRALEEEVKSVRERLHNTNKSYNATLEELHATEKHLQHTKGKLHVGF
- the LOC123770426 gene encoding coiled-coil domain-containing protein 170-like, which translates into the protein MIPNDLVVTEHRSQQSEVESRGFLTTVAALLSSPEHRLLPETQVITDRIQSLVSTNREAAEHVERLTSQVTSLGEQSRRQSELYETAVKRGRQSEADLHALSNRCRQLEADHAAAESSREHLAIEREKAGRVLARVVEALGLAEMGREVTNDAEMIICRCQQLAKLEGEKIVDKTTTVYQLQRKVKALRETVERKDLHVDMLRRKLALTEDAARASRHLEEERDDLIAKYKRQCRMVERLNAEVAEARLHLRDLKAQLTDAADEKSRAAQQQKKIEELTAKVNELDAIRSRQQKKISHLKEQVKAHGEQMLEGAAHERVQLGRDHAGLGSHKAGRQGPQQEGEAADGVPTYGGGAGGRGRGAGSGRRLRGYLPSWSG